A DNA window from Halobacterium sp. DL1 contains the following coding sequences:
- a CDS encoding transcription initiation factor IIB: protein MATRDIYETTFDEDVQTDTRSNQCPECDGRVTTNTVETVCEECGLVVDEQRIDHGPEWRGFDEDERERTGAPLTAARHDRGLSTEIGRGTDTNGNELSGKKRRRLARMRREQTRGRFQSKAERNLAYGLGEVRRLASTLELSDSIRDQACQLFRSAQNEDLLRGRSIEAIATASVYGACRCNDRPVILDEVADSARVELSRVRNAYKTLNTELGLPTPPRRPQSFIPRFASELDVADTVRQRAFELAKGAEATIISNGCQPTGVAAACLYKAAREQGQFFTQTDLAEVAETTPVTIRTRWNELEEVDDSKSAPA from the coding sequence ATGGCAACTAGAGACATCTACGAGACGACGTTCGACGAAGACGTCCAGACCGACACGAGGTCGAATCAGTGTCCCGAGTGCGACGGCCGAGTCACCACTAATACAGTCGAAACCGTCTGCGAGGAGTGTGGGCTCGTCGTCGACGAGCAGCGGATCGACCACGGACCAGAGTGGCGAGGGTTCGACGAAGACGAGCGTGAACGGACTGGCGCTCCGTTGACGGCAGCGCGGCACGATCGGGGGTTGTCGACGGAGATCGGGCGCGGGACCGATACGAACGGGAATGAACTCTCCGGAAAGAAGCGACGCCGGCTCGCCCGGATGCGGCGTGAACAGACGCGCGGGCGGTTTCAGTCGAAAGCTGAACGCAACCTCGCATACGGGCTGGGCGAGGTTCGCCGTCTGGCGAGTACCCTCGAGCTCTCCGATTCGATCCGCGACCAGGCGTGTCAGCTCTTCCGGAGTGCCCAGAACGAGGACCTGCTTCGGGGCAGATCCATCGAGGCCATCGCCACGGCTAGCGTGTACGGGGCCTGCCGCTGTAACGATCGACCAGTGATACTCGACGAGGTCGCTGATTCAGCACGCGTCGAACTGTCTCGAGTGAGAAACGCGTACAAAACGCTGAATACAGAATTAGGACTCCCTACCCCACCGAGAAGGCCGCAGTCGTTCATTCCGCGCTTCGCGTCAGAATTGGACGTCGCTGACACGGTCCGACAGCGGGCGTTTGAACTCGCAAAGGGCGCTGAAGCGACGATTATCTCGAACGGATGCCAACCGACAGGTGTCGCAGCGGCCTGCCTCTATAAGGCTGCTCGGGAGCAGGGACAATTTTTCACGCAAACAGATCTCGCAGAGGTGGCGGAGACAACGCCGGTAACGATACGCACACGATGGAACGAACTAGAGGAGGTCGACGATTCGAAGTCAGCCCCCGCGTAG
- a CDS encoding ArsR family transcriptional regulator: MPGVFPYRPSTRVDDQNPKLVEINDDSAEKIFKSLSSESARSMFDLLYEEPQTASDIAKSLDMSVQNAKYHLDKLEEAGLIEIIDIWYSDRGREMNVYAPTSSSIILFAGNSNEKRSLRKILKQSLGITGILGIASFLFGWVLSNLRPETIVDTDTDPSNPVLVMKNLVQFLALPEIAFLLGGIFVILLTLGGWYLTTLPD; encoded by the coding sequence ATGCCAGGTGTATTTCCTTATCGGCCTTCGACACGGGTAGACGACCAAAATCCGAAACTAGTCGAAATTAATGACGATTCTGCCGAAAAAATATTCAAATCGTTATCTTCTGAATCGGCTCGTTCAATGTTTGATTTGCTCTATGAGGAACCGCAGACCGCGAGCGATATCGCAAAATCACTCGATATGTCGGTCCAAAACGCAAAGTATCACCTTGATAAGCTTGAGGAGGCTGGACTCATAGAAATTATTGATATCTGGTATTCAGATAGAGGGCGTGAAATGAATGTGTACGCACCGACTAGTAGTTCGATTATATTATTTGCCGGCAATTCGAACGAGAAGCGGTCTCTGCGCAAGATTCTCAAACAATCACTTGGAATCACTGGCATCCTTGGTATTGCGAGTTTCCTCTTTGGTTGGGTACTTAGTAACCTTAGGCCAGAAACAATCGTTGATACGGATACGGATCCCTCAAATCCTGTCTTGGTTATGAAAAATCTTGTTCAGTTTCTCGCACTCCCCGAGATCGCATTCCTGCTTGGCGGGATCTTTGTCATATTACTCACTCTTGGAGGGTGGTACTTAACCACCCTTCCGGATTAA
- a CDS encoding PadR family transcriptional regulator, producing MGGLISDTKLDILRQLRSEPLHGYGLAAELNLSHGYIYTHLGELQEAGMIEVAEERDGKKIYRLTQNGQYLVKAFDD from the coding sequence ATGGGCGGTCTCATCAGCGATACCAAATTGGATATCCTCCGACAGCTACGTTCTGAACCACTTCACGGCTATGGGCTTGCCGCTGAACTGAACCTGAGCCATGGGTATATCTACACACATCTCGGCGAACTACAGGAGGCAGGGATGATCGAAGTAGCGGAGGAACGCGACGGGAAGAAGATCTATCGACTTACCCAGAACGGTCAGTATTTGGTGAAAGCCTTCGACGATTAA
- a CDS encoding transposase ISH3, which translates to MSKTKQADGEIHEDQLLNFLVNRLDEEVSLSLANNAEITAEDIYEVLVGACADGTSVSTLCASSQNSPAGNTVLYHLRTKFEPERLERVANTLLRKDLDELLPEQVEVCADLHLRPYYGDEDDTDGLYHSVAKRGTTAFHAYATLYARVKNKRYTLAVRRLKDGDTASSVLAEFFGVLDGLDAGVKAVYLDRGFYDSKCLTLLQAHNYAYVIPIIRWGEAIQQELSEGWSRVIQHDLTGKLDGHSWTVDFPVYIDCTYLNGKYDENGVARHGYAADVPFIDSPRDARYHYSKRFGIESSYRLFEQAIATTTTRDPTVRLLYVVVSLLLQNVWRYLHYEYVATPRRGGRRLWWWPYKEFVNMIRRAAWTALAVRRAVPANRPPDDRFHR; encoded by the coding sequence GTGTCTAAAACCAAACAAGCAGACGGTGAGATCCACGAGGACCAGCTTCTTAACTTTCTCGTCAACCGCCTTGACGAGGAAGTTTCGCTCTCGTTAGCCAATAACGCTGAAATCACTGCTGAAGACATCTATGAGGTCCTCGTCGGCGCTTGCGCCGACGGGACCTCTGTCTCTACGCTCTGTGCGTCGAGCCAGAACTCACCCGCTGGGAACACGGTCCTCTACCATCTTCGGACGAAGTTCGAGCCGGAACGGCTCGAACGAGTCGCTAACACGCTCCTGCGAAAGGATCTCGATGAATTGCTCCCCGAACAGGTGGAGGTCTGCGCAGACCTCCACCTGCGGCCCTACTACGGTGACGAAGACGACACAGACGGCCTCTATCACTCGGTAGCGAAGCGTGGAACCACTGCGTTCCACGCCTATGCCACACTCTACGCGCGTGTGAAGAACAAACGCTACACGCTGGCGGTACGCCGTCTCAAAGACGGCGATACCGCAAGTAGTGTCCTCGCTGAGTTCTTCGGTGTCCTCGACGGCCTTGACGCCGGGGTCAAGGCCGTCTACCTTGATCGCGGATTCTACGACAGTAAGTGTCTCACGCTGCTTCAGGCGCACAATTACGCGTACGTGATCCCGATCATCCGGTGGGGTGAGGCGATTCAGCAAGAGCTCTCGGAAGGCTGGAGTCGCGTCATTCAGCATGATCTGACGGGGAAACTCGACGGTCACAGCTGGACCGTCGATTTTCCCGTCTACATCGACTGTACGTACCTAAATGGGAAGTATGACGAGAACGGTGTGGCGCGTCACGGCTACGCCGCTGACGTGCCGTTCATCGACTCACCACGGGACGCTCGATACCACTACTCGAAACGCTTCGGTATCGAGTCAAGCTATCGCTTGTTTGAGCAAGCGATAGCGACAACGACAACACGAGATCCAACGGTACGGCTGCTGTACGTGGTGGTGAGTCTCCTCTTACAGAACGTCTGGCGGTACCTTCACTACGAGTATGTGGCGACGCCCCGCCGAGGCGGGCGTCGCCTCTGGTGGTGGCCGTACAAGGAGTTCGTCAATATGATTCGACGAGCTGCGTGGACGGCCCTCGCGGTGCGTCGGGCCGTCCCCGCGAATCGGCCACCTGACGACCGATTCCACCGCTAA